DNA sequence from the Pseudoduganella plicata genome:
CACGTTCTGCAGCGCGGCGGCGGCCGTTTTCGCGAACGCGTCAAATTCCGGGCCGGCGATGCCCAGCACGAGGCCGGGGTTGGTGCAGAACTGGCCGACACCCATCGTCAGCGACTGGGCAAAGCCCTGGGCGATCTGCTCGCCGCGCGCCGCCATGGCGCCCGGCAGCAGGAACACAGGATTGATGCTGCTCATTTCCGCATACACGGGAATCGGCTGCGGCCGCGCGGCCGCCACGGCCATCAGCGCCGTACCGCCGCCACGCGAACCCGTGAAGCCGACGGCCTGGATGGCGGGATGCGCGACGAGGCCCTGGCCGATATGGCGGCCCGTGCCCGTCAGCAGCGCGAATACGCCGGCCGGCAGCTTGCACAGTTCCACGGCCTTGATGACGGCACGCGCCACCAGCTCGGAGGTGCCGGGGTGGGCGGAATGCGCCTTCAGCACGACGGGGCAGCCGGCCGCGAAGGCCGATGCCGTGTCGCCGCCGGCAACGGAAAACGCCAGCGGGAAGTTCGACGCCGCGAACACGGCAACGGGTCCGAGCCCGATCATGCGCAGACGCAGATCCGGACGCGGTGGCGTACGTTCCGGCAGCGGGCTGTCGATACGCACGTCGGCCCACGAGCCTTCGCGCAGCATCTCCGCGAACAGCCGCAGCTGGTTGACGGTACGCCCACGCTCGCCCTCCAGGCGCACGCGCGGCAGGCCCGATTCAGCCATGGCGCGCACGATCAGTTCATCGCCAATGGCCATGATCTGCTCGCCCACCGTTTCCAGGAAGCGCGCACGCTCCTCGTTGGACGTGGCCCGGAAGGTGTCGAACGCGGCGGCCGCCAGCTGGCAGGCCTGGTCGATCTGGGCTTCGTCGACGGCATAAAATGCCGGTTCCAGTTCCTCGCGCTTGCTCGGATCGAAGGCCTTGAAGTGCTTGCCCGTACCACGGACGGCGACGCCGCCGATCAGTGCTTCACCAGTGATGCTCATAATGCGGTTACCTTTGCGACTTGCGTTTCGATGACGGCCAGCTTGTTGCGCAGTGCCGGGCCGAATGCGGGCGCCTCGATCTCGAACGTTTCGCCCGGCGCGACCTGCACATTGTCGGCAAAGCTCAAGGTGGCGGTACCGAAGAAGTGCACGTGCACGTCGCCCGGGCGCTTGAACAGCTGGTATTTGAAGTGATGGTGTTCCAGGTTGGCGATCGTGTGCGACATGTTCTTCTCCCCGCTCACAAAAGCCTTCTCCCAGCGCACGTTGCCGGCCGCGTCGCGGATGCGCGAGACGCCGTCGATATGTTCAGGCAGCTCGCCCACCAGCAGCGCCGGGCCCACGCCGCAGGCGCGCAGCTTCGAGTGCGCGAGATACAGGTAGTTCTGGCGCTCGGTCACGTGGTCCGAGAACTCGTTGCCGATGGCGTAACCGACGCGGTAAGGCTGGCCATCGTCGCCGATGACGTACAGGCCCGCGATTTCAGGCTCTTCGCCGCCGTCCAGCGCGAAGTCCGGCATGGCCAGGGCTTCGCCGCTGGCCGCGACGATCGAACCGTCGCCCTTGTAGAACCATTCCGGCTGGGCCCGGCGCTGCCCGCGGCAGGCTTGCCGCCTTCGACGCCGAGGCGGAACATCTTCATGCTGTCGGACAGCGTTTCGACGTCGCCGCCGATCTTCTTGTGCATGGCGTCGCGCGCGTCGGCGCTGCCCAGGTGGGTCAGGCCCGTGCCGGTGACGTAGCAGTGCGCCGGGTCTTCATGGTCCAGTGGCGGCAGCGGCGTGACGTCGGCAAAGGCGACGGTGTTGTTGCCGGCGGCGGACTGCGCCAGCTCGGCCAGCTTCTGTTTGTTGCGGATTGCCGCCTGTGCCAGCGCGTAGGTGGTTGAAAAGCCGTCGATGATGCGAATGGTGTCGTCTTCCAGGATGCCGACATGGCGGGCATCGTTGGCCTTGAATTGAACTAACAGCATGGTATCTCCTTAAAGGCGCGCAATGACAGCGGGACCGGGTCCGGCTGTCATCGCGGCACTTCGTTCTGATTAGTGGGAATGCTTGGGTACGGCGGAACCGCGCATGCCGACGAGGAAGTCGAAGTCGCAGCCCTCGTCCGCCTGCAGCACGTGATCGATGTACAGCTGCTGGTAGCCGGACTTGGCACCCGCCACCTGCGTTTCGGCGCGGGTGGCCAGGCGCTGCTTCATCTCTTCGTCCG
Encoded proteins:
- a CDS encoding aldehyde dehydrogenase (NADP(+)), with product MSITGEALIGGVAVRGTGKHFKAFDPSKREELEPAFYAVDEAQIDQACQLAAAAFDTFRATSNEERARFLETVGEQIMAIGDELIVRAMAESGLPRVRLEGERGRTVNQLRLFAEMLREGSWADVRIDSPLPERTPPRPDLRLRMIGLGPVAVFAASNFPLAFSVAGGDTASAFAAGCPVVLKAHSAHPGTSELVARAVIKAVELCKLPAGVFALLTGTGRHIGQGLVAHPAIQAVGFTGSRGGGTALMAVAAARPQPIPVYAEMSSINPVFLLPGAMAARGEQIAQGFAQSLTMGVGQFCTNPGLVLGIAGPEFDAFAKTAAAALQNVPAAPMLTPGIAGSYQDGVQTLAAQDCVKTLALAEQEEGRGAPALFATTAESFLAEHALHGEVFGPASLLVACKDVAEMRAVTERLEGQLTATLQLEDSDIDAARELLPSLERKVGRILANGFPTGVEVSTAMVHGGPFPATADGRSTSVGTAAIGRFLRPVCYQNLPQALLPEALRDGNPQGIWRRTDGVLGKA